One stretch of Dokdonia sp. Hel_I_53 DNA includes these proteins:
- a CDS encoding SDR family NAD(P)-dependent oxidoreductase, which translates to MKRIIITGTSRGIGFELAKKFAAEGHQVLALSRKHTQCSDLNLQNLTAFSFDITNATHFQKVIDFIESDWEGVDILINNAGAFLNKPFQETTIADFKAIYDVNVFGVAELTKIVLPYMNKGSHVVTVSSMGGVQGSMKFPGLSAYSSSKGAVITWSELLAEEYKEQGISFNVLALGAVQTEMLEEAFPGYDAPLTASQMANYIFDFSLTGHQYFNGKMLEVSATTP; encoded by the coding sequence ATGAAAAGAATCATAATAACTGGAACAAGTAGAGGAATAGGTTTTGAGCTGGCTAAAAAATTTGCTGCCGAGGGTCATCAGGTACTTGCGCTTTCGCGAAAGCATACTCAGTGTAGCGACTTGAATTTACAGAATCTTACAGCCTTTTCATTTGATATTACAAACGCAACACATTTTCAAAAAGTTATTGATTTTATCGAAAGCGATTGGGAAGGAGTAGATATCCTCATTAACAATGCTGGAGCTTTCCTTAATAAGCCATTTCAAGAAACGACAATTGCCGATTTTAAGGCAATTTATGATGTAAATGTTTTCGGAGTCGCAGAGCTCACCAAAATTGTCTTGCCTTATATGAATAAAGGTTCTCACGTAGTTACCGTTTCAAGTATGGGAGGTGTTCAAGGAAGCATGAAATTCCCAGGACTATCTGCATATAGCTCAAGTAAGGGAGCTGTAATTACTTGGAGCGAATTGCTTGCTGAGGAATACAAAGAACAAGGAATTTCCTTTAATGTATTAGCATTAGGAGCTGTACAAACAGAAATGCTAGAAGAAGCTTTTCCTGGATATGATGCGCCTCTTACAGCAAGTCAAATGGCAAATTACATTTTTGATTTTTCGCTCACGGGTCATCAATATTTTAACGGTAAGATGTTAGAGGTTTCTGCAACGACACCTTAA
- a CDS encoding SprT-like domain-containing protein → MVETLKKYIPERAAAPIFELIKSHAVYLKIVNERVSRHGDYRVLKNGQHQITVNVSLNQYRFLITLVHEIAHLVAFKKYGRGIKPHGREWKYTFQTLMLPFIRPEIFPQDVLPFLARHFKSPKASSDTDAHLSVALKKYDPPSDKNFIFEIPRGSIFQIYNGKIFKKGAKRVKRYECTEISTGKVYLFQPNAEVDRLE, encoded by the coding sequence ATGGTAGAGACACTTAAAAAATATATACCTGAGAGAGCAGCTGCTCCCATATTTGAGCTTATAAAAAGTCATGCAGTATATTTAAAGATCGTAAATGAACGCGTGAGTAGGCATGGGGATTATCGTGTGTTAAAAAATGGACAACATCAAATAACCGTAAATGTATCTCTCAATCAATATCGGTTTTTAATTACTCTAGTACATGAGATAGCCCATCTCGTTGCTTTTAAAAAATATGGTAGAGGTATTAAGCCCCATGGTCGCGAGTGGAAATATACTTTTCAAACCTTGATGCTCCCTTTTATACGGCCAGAGATTTTTCCTCAAGATGTATTGCCTTTCTTGGCTAGACATTTCAAAAGTCCCAAAGCAAGTAGTGATACAGATGCACATCTATCTGTTGCATTAAAAAAATATGATCCCCCCTCTGATAAAAATTTTATATTTGAAATACCCAGAGGGTCAATTTTTCAAATTTACAATGGAAAGATTTTTAAAAAAGGAGCTAAACGTGTGAAGCGATATGAATGTACAGAAATAAGCACAGGGAAAGTGTATTTGTTTCAACCCAATGCTGAGGTGGATAGACTTGAGTAA
- a CDS encoding mannose-1-phosphate guanylyltransferase, translated as MKDNSNYYALLMAGGVGSRFWPVSTQSFPKQFHDMLGTGETLLQKTFNRLADLVPRDQILVLTNVAYNDIVKEQLPEIAQKNIVLESAMRNTAPCILLSSLKVEKENPDAVMIVAPSDAWIEDEKAFSKDLELAFEAAQQQETIVTLGIKPSFPNTGYGYIKYDKGDSAFAKAVDRFTEKPDYKQAKNFVESGAYLWNAGMFIWSVKTVIASFKKFLPEMYHLLAAGKDVYNLSQEQEFIDKEYPKAENISIDFGIMEKHQNVKVVPASFDWNDLGTWGSLYDKKKRFSGADAVINSKVLSSNSSGNIIRTEHNKVVVIDGLKDYIVVENDDVLMIVPKSKEQDIKQIREEVKNKFGSDLG; from the coding sequence ATGAAAGATAATAGTAATTACTATGCCTTGTTAATGGCAGGTGGTGTAGGTTCCAGATTTTGGCCGGTTAGTACTCAATCGTTTCCTAAGCAGTTTCACGATATGCTTGGAACGGGAGAAACGTTATTACAAAAAACATTTAATAGACTAGCTGACCTTGTTCCAAGAGATCAAATCTTAGTACTTACAAATGTCGCTTATAACGATATTGTCAAAGAACAACTCCCAGAAATTGCTCAAAAAAACATTGTGCTTGAAAGTGCAATGCGTAATACGGCACCTTGTATTTTACTGTCTTCACTTAAGGTAGAAAAAGAGAACCCTGATGCGGTAATGATAGTTGCACCTAGCGATGCATGGATAGAGGATGAGAAAGCATTTTCAAAAGACCTAGAACTTGCTTTTGAGGCTGCACAACAACAAGAAACAATTGTTACTCTAGGGATTAAGCCTAGTTTTCCTAATACAGGCTATGGTTACATTAAGTACGACAAGGGTGATTCCGCTTTCGCGAAAGCGGTAGATCGTTTTACAGAGAAACCAGATTATAAGCAAGCAAAGAATTTTGTAGAAAGTGGCGCATACCTGTGGAATGCAGGCATGTTTATTTGGAGTGTAAAAACAGTGATTGCTAGCTTTAAAAAATTTTTGCCAGAGATGTATCATCTCTTAGCGGCCGGAAAAGATGTCTATAACCTCTCTCAAGAGCAAGAATTTATAGATAAAGAATACCCCAAGGCAGAAAACATATCTATTGACTTTGGGATCATGGAAAAGCATCAAAACGTAAAAGTGGTTCCAGCATCATTTGATTGGAATGATTTAGGTACTTGGGGCTCATTATATGATAAGAAAAAACGTTTTTCTGGCGCAGATGCAGTAATTAATTCAAAAGTTCTTTCTTCTAATTCCTCAGGAAACATCATCCGTACAGAGCACAATAAAGTAGTTGTTATAGATGGTTTAAAAGACTATATTGTTGTTGAAAATGATGATGTTTTAATGATCGTTCCAAAAAGTAAAGAGCAAGACATTAAACAAATTCGAGAAGAAGTGAAAAATAAATTTGGTAGTGATTTAGGCTAG
- a CDS encoding DUF389 domain-containing protein, with amino-acid sequence MENKNNIGSNPDVEKKDLNIGLPPKEGMPKDAQGVWQVIKAFLQDLLDIRTDTDRDATISAVRKDIPFKGHNAWILIFSIFVASIGLNVSSTAVVIGAMLISPLMGPIVGAGLAVAINDGVMMKRSLLNLLVMMVLSVLTATIYFSLSPMKEETTELLARTYPTILDVLVAIFGGLALIVAKTKSGTIASVIFGVAIATALMPPLCTVGYGIAISNWNYASGALYLFFINAVFIALSAFTVAKLLRFPLVKYANQKKRKRTTAYATIIALLVLVPSIWTFYKLLKKQVYISKAETYITDTVRYDGAEILKRVEDPETETIDIYFIGALIPQFKISEWKEKLKGISGLETSTLVIHQGADQSNELAERLSTELRSGILEDLYVKNQEALTSKDARISFLESRLTDLQASKIPFETVRKEAKINYDGLERFGYSTLITSDFDNEPDTLTVIKVQWSRKIRSRDRIKQQQKMQLWLKERFKLDTLVVEGNTR; translated from the coding sequence GTGGAGAACAAAAATAATATAGGATCAAATCCAGATGTTGAAAAGAAAGATTTAAACATCGGATTACCCCCAAAGGAGGGTATGCCTAAGGACGCCCAAGGTGTATGGCAAGTTATAAAGGCATTTTTACAAGACTTATTAGATATACGTACAGATACTGATCGAGATGCGACTATTTCTGCAGTTCGGAAAGATATTCCTTTTAAGGGACATAACGCTTGGATTCTAATCTTCTCTATTTTTGTAGCTAGTATTGGTCTTAATGTGAGCAGTACCGCTGTTGTTATAGGTGCCATGCTTATAAGTCCGCTTATGGGACCTATTGTAGGCGCTGGACTAGCAGTAGCTATTAATGACGGAGTCATGATGAAGCGGTCATTACTCAATCTTTTGGTGATGATGGTGCTTAGTGTTTTAACGGCTACGATTTACTTTAGTTTGTCTCCTATGAAAGAGGAGACGACTGAGTTACTAGCGCGCACTTACCCAACAATACTAGACGTGTTAGTTGCAATTTTTGGTGGTTTAGCATTGATAGTTGCAAAAACCAAGTCAGGAACCATTGCGAGTGTAATTTTTGGAGTTGCAATTGCCACTGCTTTAATGCCTCCATTATGTACTGTAGGGTATGGTATTGCTATTTCTAACTGGAACTACGCAAGCGGCGCATTGTATCTATTCTTTATAAATGCAGTATTTATTGCGCTATCTGCTTTTACTGTGGCTAAATTACTTAGGTTCCCATTGGTAAAGTATGCAAACCAAAAAAAGCGAAAACGTACTACAGCATATGCTACAATTATTGCATTACTAGTGCTCGTCCCAAGTATCTGGACATTTTATAAATTATTAAAAAAACAGGTATATATATCAAAAGCTGAGACATACATTACAGACACTGTACGGTATGATGGCGCAGAAATTTTAAAGAGAGTTGAGGACCCAGAAACAGAGACCATAGATATTTATTTTATAGGAGCTTTAATACCACAGTTTAAAATATCTGAATGGAAGGAGAAACTTAAAGGTATAAGTGGCTTAGAAACCTCAACATTAGTAATTCATCAAGGTGCAGATCAAAGTAATGAGCTGGCAGAGCGCTTAAGTACAGAGCTTCGTTCTGGTATTCTTGAAGATTTATATGTAAAAAATCAAGAGGCTTTGACTTCTAAAGACGCTAGGATTTCATTTTTAGAATCAAGATTGACAGATTTACAAGCTTCTAAAATTCCATTTGAAACTGTACGTAAAGAAGCAAAAATAAATTACGACGGCTTAGAAAGGTTCGGATATTCTACACTAATAACCTCAGATTTTGATAATGAGCCTGATACATTAACAGTAATTAAAGTTCAGTGGTCTAGAAAAATTAGGAGTAGAGATAGAATCAAGCAGCAGCAGAAGATGCAGTTATGGTTAAAAGAGCGTTTTAAACTAGATACGCTTGTTGTCGAAGGTAATACTCGTTAA
- a CDS encoding ABC transporter ATP-binding protein: MIEVREIRKGFGDVEVLKGFSTIFKPGQTNLIIGTSGSGKTVFLKTMLGLFKPDSGQIIYDGNPYSEISDEEQRVLREQIGMVFQGSALFDSMTVEENIAFPLKMFTKMKKRERIERANIVIDRVNLENANHKLPSEISGGMQKRVAIARAIVNNPKYLFCDEPNSGLDPNTATVIDNLIREITIEYNMTTIINTHDMNSVMEIGDHIVYLQKGHLAWEGTKNEIFKTDNKDVTNFVYSSNLFKMVREAQNA; this comes from the coding sequence ATGATAGAAGTTAGAGAGATACGTAAGGGATTTGGTGATGTAGAAGTTCTTAAAGGATTTTCTACCATCTTCAAGCCTGGGCAAACAAATTTGATCATTGGTACTTCTGGATCAGGTAAGACTGTTTTTTTAAAAACAATGCTAGGTCTTTTTAAGCCTGATAGCGGCCAGATTATATATGATGGTAATCCTTATTCCGAAATAAGTGACGAGGAGCAGCGTGTTCTTCGTGAGCAAATAGGAATGGTTTTTCAAGGAAGCGCACTTTTTGACTCTATGACCGTTGAAGAGAATATAGCCTTCCCGCTAAAGATGTTTACGAAAATGAAAAAACGTGAACGTATTGAACGCGCAAACATTGTAATAGATCGTGTTAATCTAGAAAATGCAAATCATAAACTACCTTCAGAAATTTCTGGTGGAATGCAAAAAAGGGTGGCAATAGCACGAGCAATCGTAAATAATCCAAAATATTTATTTTGTGATGAGCCTAATTCTGGTCTCGATCCTAATACCGCAACAGTCATAGACAACTTAATACGCGAGATCACGATTGAATATAATATGACGACCATTATTAACACGCATGATATGAACTCTGTGATGGAAATTGGCGATCATATTGTTTACTTACAAAAAGGTCACCTCGCATGGGAGGGGACTAAAAATGAGATCTTTAAAACAGATAATAAAGATGTTACAAATTTTGTATATTCTTCAAATCTATTCAAAATGGTAAGAGAAGCGCAAAATGCTTAA
- a CDS encoding MlaE family ABC transporter permease — translation MSYLHSIGEYFLMIKNTFIKPTKGKVLRDLIFKEIDDLIIGSLGIVAFIAFFVGAVVAIQTALNLNNPLLPKSLIGFAARQSIILEFAPTFVSIIMAGKVGSYITSSIGTMRVTEQIDALEVMGINSLNYLVFPKIVAMFVYPFLIAIGMFLGIIGAYFAAVYGGFAPSSAFLSGLQEDFIPFQIFYAFFKTFLFAFLLATVPAYHGYYMKGGALEVGKASTTSFVWTSVSIILVNFVVTQILLS, via the coding sequence ATGTCGTACCTACATTCCATAGGTGAATACTTTTTAATGATTAAGAATACTTTTATAAAACCTACAAAGGGTAAAGTATTACGAGATCTAATATTTAAAGAAATAGATGACTTAATTATAGGTTCATTAGGGATCGTTGCCTTTATCGCTTTCTTCGTGGGAGCCGTTGTTGCGATACAAACTGCTTTAAACCTAAACAATCCTTTATTACCAAAATCTCTTATAGGGTTTGCAGCAAGACAATCTATCATTCTAGAATTTGCACCCACTTTTGTGTCTATCATTATGGCTGGTAAAGTAGGGTCTTACATCACGTCTAGTATAGGTACCATGAGAGTAACAGAGCAAATAGATGCTCTAGAGGTTATGGGGATCAACTCTTTAAACTACCTTGTTTTCCCCAAGATAGTGGCTATGTTTGTTTATCCTTTTCTCATTGCCATCGGTATGTTTCTTGGGATTATAGGGGCTTATTTTGCAGCAGTTTACGGAGGATTTGCACCAAGTAGCGCATTTTTATCAGGCCTACAAGAAGACTTTATACCTTTTCAAATTTTCTATGCCTTCTTTAAGACTTTTCTGTTTGCTTTTTTACTAGCAACCGTACCTGCATATCATGGATACTATATGAAAGGTGGAGCATTAGAGGTAGGAAAGGCAAGTACCACTTCTTTTGTATGGACGAGTGTATCTATCATACTTGTTAATTTTGTAGTAACTCAAATATTATTAAGCTAA
- a CDS encoding alkaline phosphatase: MSLRRILRCFSIAIVFVTISCASTVTTAQNKKPKNIILMIADGTGLSQISASQFYNSQPSNYERFKNIGLIKTSSSSDLITDSAAGATAFSAGIKTYNGAIGVNTDTIAVPTILEDLEKRQFSTGVIATSTITHATPGSFYAHQKFRKMELEIAEDLLTSGVDFFAGGGRKFFENREDKLNLVAALEDLGYVMQLDRLDPSKRMKKNEKYGYLLADAGMPKILEGRGSFLYDATKLGLKKLSQNKKGFFLMVEGSQVDWGGHNNDAEYLISELIDFDTVLGLVLDYAEKDGNTLVIVTADHETGGFTLAADNGNYNKLKPSFSTGGHSATMVPVFSYGPGSSLFSGIYENTAVYDKMKRLLKE, translated from the coding sequence ATGTCTCTTAGAAGAATTTTAAGATGCTTTAGTATTGCTATTGTATTTGTTACCATTTCATGTGCCTCTACCGTTACTACTGCACAAAACAAAAAGCCTAAAAATATCATTTTAATGATAGCAGATGGTACTGGTCTAAGTCAAATCTCTGCAAGTCAGTTTTATAATAGCCAGCCTTCTAATTATGAGCGCTTTAAAAACATAGGTCTCATAAAAACAAGTTCATCTAGTGATTTAATCACTGATTCTGCAGCCGGTGCAACTGCATTTTCGGCAGGTATTAAAACATATAATGGAGCAATAGGAGTGAATACAGATACTATTGCAGTTCCTACGATTTTAGAGGATCTCGAAAAAAGACAATTCTCAACTGGAGTTATCGCTACATCCACTATCACTCACGCAACACCAGGAAGCTTTTATGCTCATCAGAAATTTAGAAAAATGGAGCTTGAAATTGCAGAAGATCTTCTTACTTCTGGAGTAGATTTTTTTGCAGGTGGAGGACGGAAGTTTTTTGAAAATAGAGAAGATAAACTTAATCTGGTAGCAGCATTAGAAGATTTAGGCTATGTAATGCAATTAGATAGACTTGACCCTTCTAAACGAATGAAAAAAAATGAAAAATATGGTTACTTGCTAGCTGATGCCGGAATGCCTAAAATACTAGAAGGACGCGGCTCTTTTCTATACGACGCTACAAAATTGGGTCTTAAAAAATTATCACAGAATAAAAAAGGGTTCTTCTTAATGGTTGAAGGTTCACAAGTAGATTGGGGAGGACATAACAATGATGCTGAGTACTTAATAAGTGAGCTCATCGATTTTGACACTGTATTAGGCCTAGTGCTTGATTATGCAGAGAAAGATGGAAACACGCTTGTTATTGTAACTGCAGATCATGAAACAGGAGGGTTTACGCTTGCTGCAGATAATGGAAACTATAATAAGCTAAAGCCTTCTTTCTCTACAGGAGGACATAGTGCAACTATGGTTCCTGTATTTTCCTATGGCCCTGGGTCTTCTCTCTTTTCTGGAATTTATGAAAATACCGCCGTCTACGATAAAATGAAAAGATTACTAAAAGAATAG
- a CDS encoding glycosyltransferase encodes MDFYIVIPCHNEASFIKKTLESLVTQTLPAKKIVVVNDQSTDASGEIITAFAKAYTYIELLDITSSDEHLPGSKVIQAFHKGYVTLDDNYDIVCKFDADLIFPSNYLETIAESFEKNPKIGMAGGFCYIEKNGEWVLENLTNKDHIRGALKAYRKECFQEIDGLKAAMGWDTIDELLAKYHGWEIITVDSLQVKHLKPTGNTYNKAAQFKQGEAFYRMRYGFLLTSFASAKLANRKGNYSLLKDYLHGYFRAKRSNTKFLVSEKEGEFIRKLRWDGIKSKLSL; translated from the coding sequence ATGGATTTTTACATCGTTATTCCTTGTCACAATGAAGCTTCATTTATAAAGAAGACTTTAGAATCTTTGGTGACACAAACGCTCCCTGCAAAGAAAATAGTCGTGGTAAATGACCAGAGCACGGACGCGAGTGGTGAAATTATTACCGCTTTCGCGAAAGCGTACACTTACATTGAGTTATTAGATATCACAAGTAGCGATGAACACCTACCCGGCAGCAAAGTCATACAGGCTTTTCACAAAGGTTATGTAACTCTTGACGACAATTATGACATCGTTTGCAAGTTTGATGCAGACCTCATCTTCCCTTCGAATTATTTAGAAACTATCGCAGAAAGTTTTGAGAAAAATCCAAAAATCGGAATGGCTGGAGGATTCTGCTATATTGAAAAAAATGGTGAGTGGGTTTTAGAAAACCTCACAAATAAAGACCATATACGTGGAGCTTTAAAAGCGTATAGAAAAGAATGCTTTCAAGAAATAGATGGTTTAAAAGCGGCGATGGGTTGGGACACAATTGATGAACTACTCGCAAAGTATCACGGCTGGGAAATTATAACAGTTGATTCACTGCAGGTTAAACATCTTAAACCTACTGGTAACACTTACAATAAGGCCGCACAGTTTAAACAAGGGGAAGCATTTTATAGAATGCGTTATGGATTTCTGTTAACTTCATTTGCATCGGCAAAGTTGGCAAATCGCAAAGGAAATTACTCTTTACTCAAGGACTATCTGCATGGGTATTTTCGCGCTAAGCGATCTAATACAAAATTTTTAGTGTCTGAAAAAGAAGGTGAGTTTATCAGAAAACTAAGGTGGGATGGTATTAAATCAAAGCTCTCTTTGTAA
- a CDS encoding class I SAM-dependent methyltransferase: protein MYETTFPNKRYKHTITFLKEVVSTDEKILDLGVRNPFVEYMEREGYTVQNTSGEDLDTDTSAVLQTDAEVITAFEIFEHLLAPFNVLRDIKATKIVASVPLRLWFSPAYRSKTDPWDRHYHEFEDWQFDWLFEKAGWEIIRREKFTNPVNKIGIRPLLRKITPRYYLIYAERKS, encoded by the coding sequence TTGTACGAAACCACTTTTCCAAATAAAAGATACAAGCACACAATCACTTTCTTAAAAGAAGTGGTATCTACAGATGAAAAGATTCTAGACCTTGGGGTACGTAATCCTTTTGTAGAGTATATGGAGCGTGAGGGATATACTGTGCAAAATACTTCTGGAGAAGATTTAGATACAGACACCTCTGCTGTTCTACAAACTGATGCAGAAGTGATTACCGCTTTTGAAATTTTTGAACATTTACTTGCGCCTTTTAATGTCCTTAGAGATATCAAAGCAACTAAAATAGTGGCTAGTGTGCCTCTCAGACTATGGTTTTCTCCAGCCTATCGCTCTAAAACAGATCCATGGGATCGACATTACCACGAATTTGAAGATTGGCAATTTGACTGGCTTTTTGAAAAGGCAGGTTGGGAAATAATAAGACGAGAAAAATTCACAAATCCTGTAAATAAAATAGGTATCAGACCTCTTTTAAGAAAAATCACACCTCGCTATTATTTGATTTACGCAGAAAGAAAATCATAA
- a CDS encoding 3-oxoacyl-ACP synthase III family protein, which produces MAIKITGLGSYIPDVVTTNDSFGKHQFLNMDGSAINSDNTIIIEKFKAITGIEERRYAPSELKSSDLGTRAAQKAIDDAGVDPETLDYIICAHNYGDVQKGSNFSDIVPSLASRIKYNLRIKNPKCVAYDILFGCPGWIEGVIQAQAYIKAGMARKCLVIGTEMLSRVVDNHDRDSMIYSDGAGASIIEQDDSNTGILAFETATFTYDEAFFLFNGSSYNTEAEQQTKYIKMYGRKIYNFALTQVPQAMKTCLENSGCSIDEVKKIFIHQANEKMDEAIVSRFYKLHELEMPEHIMPMSIAKLGNSSVATVPTVFDLVRTGALENHEINKGDVIIFASVGAGMNINAIVYRY; this is translated from the coding sequence ATGGCAATTAAGATTACAGGCTTAGGCAGTTACATTCCAGATGTTGTAACTACAAATGATTCTTTTGGAAAGCATCAATTTTTAAACATGGATGGTTCTGCCATTAATTCTGATAACACCATAATTATCGAAAAATTCAAAGCTATTACAGGTATTGAAGAGCGGCGTTATGCTCCATCAGAGTTAAAATCATCAGATTTAGGGACACGCGCAGCTCAAAAAGCGATTGACGATGCTGGTGTAGATCCTGAAACGTTAGATTATATAATTTGTGCACATAACTATGGAGATGTACAAAAAGGATCAAACTTTTCTGACATTGTTCCTAGTCTTGCCTCACGTATAAAATACAATTTGCGTATAAAGAACCCTAAGTGTGTGGCCTATGATATTTTATTTGGTTGCCCAGGATGGATTGAAGGTGTGATACAAGCACAAGCATACATTAAAGCCGGAATGGCAAGAAAATGCTTGGTAATAGGCACAGAGATGCTCTCTAGAGTGGTAGATAATCACGATAGAGATAGTATGATTTACAGTGATGGAGCGGGTGCTTCTATCATTGAACAAGACGATAGCAATACAGGTATATTAGCATTTGAAACTGCCACTTTTACCTATGATGAGGCTTTTTTTCTCTTTAATGGGTCTAGCTATAATACCGAAGCAGAGCAGCAAACAAAATACATTAAAATGTATGGTCGTAAGATCTACAACTTTGCGCTTACTCAAGTACCACAAGCCATGAAAACATGTCTTGAAAATAGTGGCTGTTCTATAGATGAAGTGAAGAAAATCTTTATTCATCAAGCAAACGAGAAAATGGACGAAGCTATTGTAAGTCGTTTTTATAAACTTCACGAACTAGAAATGCCTGAGCACATCATGCCTATGAGTATTGCAAAGTTGGGTAATAGTTCTGTTGCCACCGTTCCTACTGTATTTGATTTGGTTCGTACTGGAGCACTGGAAAATCACGAAATAAATAAAGGAGATGTTATTATTTTTGCAAGTGTAGGTGCTGGGATGAATATTAATGCGATTGTGTATCGTTATTAA